The Thalassophryne amazonica chromosome 6, fThaAma1.1, whole genome shotgun sequence genome includes a region encoding these proteins:
- the angptl7 gene encoding angiopoietin-related protein 7, which translates to MGNGSLGMAALGVIVLLLAETWAQNPRKRQAPPKPLKSQCCDDVRSLKVQVANLTSLLEELRHKQETDLMNVVRQVMELDKQNRQQEARVTEAESKYSEINNRVEIMQLQTLQSATQTSSDAIYDCASLYNKSYKISGEYKLPKDDFLGTPELSVFCDMETNGGGWTVIQRRKVGLTSFNRDWKQYKTGFGSVRGDFWLGNEHIYRLTKQPSMLRIEMEDWEGESRYAEYGLFSVANERNSYKLFIANYRGNAGNSLRYHNNTNFSTINKDNDKCVDHCASLRKGGYWYNCCTDSNVNGFFYRYGEHIKNTDGITWYGWHGPNYSLKKVEMKVRPLNFQP; encoded by the exons ATGGGTAATGGAAGTTTGGGAATGGCGGCTTTAGGGGTCATAGTGCTTCTGTTGGCAGAGACATGGGCCCAGAATCCCAGGAAGAGACAGGCACCTCCAAAGCCTCTCAAGAGCCAGTGTTGTGATGATGTACGCTCTCTCAAagttcaagtggccaatctgacCAGTCTACTTGAGGAGCTGAGGCACAAGCAAGAGACTGACTTGATGAATGTCGTGAGGCAAGTAATGGAACTAGACAAGCAGAACCGGCAGCAAGAAGCCCGCGTCACTGAGGCAGAAAGCAAGTATTCAGAGATCAACAACCGTGTGGAGATCATGCAGCTACAAACCTTACAGTCTGCTACCCAGACTTCATCAG ATGCTATATATGACTGTGCATCACTGTACAACAAGAGCTACAAGATCTCTGGAGAGTACAAACTGCCTAAAGATGATTTCCTTGGTACCCCTGAGCTGAGT GTGTTCTGCGATATGGAGACGAATGGAGGTGGTTGGACTGTGATCCAAAGGCGAAAGGTTGGCTTAACATCATTCAACCGTGACTGGAAGCAGTACAAAACTGGATTTGGATCAGTACGGGGTGATTTCTGGCTCGGCAATGAACACATCTACCGTCTAACAAAGCAGCCCAGTATGCTAAGGATTGAGATGGAG GACTGGGAAGGAGAGAGTCGCTATGCCGAGTACGGTTTATTCAGTGTGGCTAATGAGCGCAACAGCTACAAGCTTTTCATTGCCAACTACAGAGGGAATGCTGGAAACTCCCTGCGTTACCACAACAATACCAACTTCAGTACCATCAACAAGGACAATGACAAATGTGTGGATCATTGTGCTTCACTGCGCAAAG GTGGTTACTGGTACAACTGCTGCACTGACTCAAACGTGAATGGGTTTTTTTACCGCTATGGCGAGCATATAAAGAACACAGATGGGATCACTTGGTATGGCTGGCACGGGCCCAACTACTCCCTGAAGAAAGTAGAGATGAAGGTTCGACCACTCAATTTTCAACCGTAA